Proteins encoded together in one Acidobacteriota bacterium window:
- a CDS encoding outer membrane beta-barrel protein: MNMKKSVTVLFLLFLFSLSLSLAQHKEKSVEMTPLLTWEMFDSETGVDDTPLLGLKLGFNFSKHLEGEFVYSLGTINSDSFQIINEDVRYLDADEDDDIAHWSANFVFNFKPIKEKFIPYAEGGMGRLRIKRTYNVWSDNPGTGATEYVGRWIDSQSSPSYLFGGGFRYYFKKRFAFRLEVAGVQYHHDVTGLTFDGSNDEYYFTTTDSNLFNIKTSLGFSILFGGKE; encoded by the coding sequence ATGAACATGAAAAAATCTGTCACAGTCCTTTTCCTGCTCTTCCTGTTTTCCCTTTCTCTCTCCTTAGCCCAGCACAAAGAAAAAAGTGTGGAGATGACCCCGCTCCTCACCTGGGAGATGTTCGATTCGGAAACGGGCGTGGATGATACCCCCCTCCTGGGATTAAAGCTCGGTTTCAATTTCTCAAAACATCTCGAGGGAGAATTTGTCTACTCCCTGGGAACGATAAACAGCGACTCCTTCCAGATCATTAACGAAGATGTACGTTATCTGGATGCGGATGAAGACGATGATATCGCACACTGGTCGGCTAATTTCGTCTTCAACTTCAAACCTATCAAAGAGAAGTTCATTCCTTACGCGGAAGGTGGGATGGGAAGACTCCGGATCAAGAGAACATACAATGTCTGGTCCGACAATCCCGGAACAGGGGCTACGGAATATGTTGGGAGGTGGATCGACAGCCAGTCTTCCCCCAGTTACCTGTTCGGCGGCGGATTCCGTTACTATTTCAAGAAGAGATTTGCTTTCCGCTTAGAAGTCGCTGGTGTTCAATATCATCATGATGTAACGGGCCTGACCTTTGATGGCAGCAATGACGAATATTACTTCACGACGACGGACAGCAACCTGTTCAACATCAAGACATCCCTGGGTTTCTCCATCCTATTCGGCGGGAAGGAATGA
- a CDS encoding HU family DNA-binding protein — protein sequence MTKSELVEKLASEAKLEKKNTKLFLEALTKVVEKSIKKGDEVPLTGLGKFKVVKRKARMGRNPATGEAIQIPAKTVVKFSVAKALKDLIKK from the coding sequence ATGACAAAGAGTGAACTGGTAGAAAAACTTGCTTCGGAAGCAAAGCTTGAGAAGAAGAACACCAAGCTGTTTCTCGAAGCGCTCACGAAGGTTGTTGAAAAATCGATAAAGAAGGGAGACGAGGTTCCTCTCACCGGGCTGGGAAAATTCAAAGTCGTGAAGAGAAAGGCAAGAATGGGAAGAAATCCGGCGACGGGCGAGGCGATCCAGATTCCGGCAAAAACGGTCGTGAAGTTCTCCGTGGCAAAGGCTCTCAAAGACCTCATTAAAAAGTAA
- a CDS encoding shikimate kinase gives MMKKDVIFLVGFMGCGKSAVGRTLANRLGYTFHDTDEMVEAKERRSIEKVFQESGEGYFREREWEALLSLAGITNAVVATGGGLFLGAQHRKFIKETGISIWLDAPFEDILERMKDGPVRPLFTDDAEFRQMLESRKGRYILADYRIDTRGMTVESIVDKILKISKQDFND, from the coding sequence ATGATGAAGAAGGATGTCATATTCCTTGTTGGATTCATGGGGTGTGGGAAGAGCGCGGTAGGGAGAACTCTCGCCAATAGACTCGGCTACACTTTTCATGACACCGATGAGATGGTTGAGGCAAAGGAGAGAAGAAGCATCGAGAAGGTCTTCCAGGAATCAGGCGAGGGGTATTTTCGCGAGAGGGAATGGGAAGCGCTTCTCTCGCTGGCCGGGATCACAAATGCAGTAGTAGCCACGGGCGGAGGACTCTTCCTTGGAGCTCAGCACAGGAAGTTCATCAAGGAAACGGGAATCTCCATCTGGCTCGATGCTCCCTTTGAAGATATCCTCGAAAGGATGAAAGATGGCCCAGTGCGGCCACTCTTCACCGATGATGCGGAGTTCAGGCAGATGCTCGAGAGCAGGAAGGGAAGATACATACTTGCCGATTACCGGATCGACACGAGAGGGATGACCGTTGAGAGCATCGTCGATAAGATTTTAAAAATTTCAAAACAAGATTTTAATGATTGA